The nucleotide sequence ATGGAAACATCGCAATTTAAAGCTCGCTAGGAAAGTTAAAGATTCTTTAATAATTGCATATGAAAATGGCATTCTAGGTTGGACTTATCACATAGAAGGTATCCAAGTGGATAGTATATATTATTACTACCGTCGAGCATTAAATATTTTCAAAAAAATAAAAGAAACTGATCATGAAGTAAGTGTAATTTTAAATCTTTCAAAGATACAAAAATCTCAAAAAAATTATATTGAAGCTGAAAACTCAATCATAGATGCAATTACGTTACTTCAAAAATTTCCTAAAGATGATGAAAACATTGATGCTTTATGGGATTCCTATAACGCTTTAGGATTAATCTCCAAAGATTTAAAATATTACGATAGAGCTTTAGATTATTATAATGAAGCCTTAGAGGTTAATAAAAATCAATCAGATATCTTATACAAATACACAAATTATTTATATACAACTATCAACATTGCCGAAGCATATAAAGAAAAAAAAGAATATCATAAAGCTATTCATATCTATAATGAGTTACTTGAAGACACGAAAATGTATCATAAAGATGCCATTACCTATGCTACAGTTTTAAGTAATCTAGCCTATATAAGGTTTCTCAACAAAGAGTCTAATCATAACAACATTCTCTCTTTATTTAAACGCGCTTATCAGATTAGTGATAGCTTAAATGCTTCTTATGAAATAGCTGCTTCAGGTAATAATCTTTCTGAGTTTTACATCTCTCTTAATCAAAAAGATTCTGCTTTACCTTATTTGGAACGTTCTTATCAATTAGCGAAACAAATTAATGAAAATGAAGAAGTGCTTCGTTCTTTAAAACTATTTTCTCAAGCTACAGAGGGAGAAGCTGGGAAAGAATATTTGTATGAGTATATCAAGCTTAATGATAGTTTAATTGCTAATGAGCGGATTGCACGTAATAAGTTTGCGCTTATTCAATTTGAAACGGAAGAAATTACTGAAGAGAGAGATAAGGTAACTAAACAGAAATCGTTGCTATTTGGTACTTCCGTTACACTGGTAGTGATGCTTGCTTTGGTATATCTTGTGTTTGTACAACGTTCTAAAAACAGAAAACTCCTCTTTGAGCGTGAACAACAAAAGGCTAATGAGAGTATTTATAGTTTAATGTTACAACAACAGAGTATTTTAGAGCAAGGTCGTACCGAAGAACGTTTTAGAATCTCTGAAGAATTGCATGATGGCATCCTTAGCAAATTGTTTGGAACACGAATGGGATTAGGGTTTTTATCTAAAAAAATTAGTGGTGATGCTTCTGTTTTAAAAAAGCATAGTGATTTTATTAACCAAATGCAGGAGATCGAAACTGAAATTAGAGATGTATCTCATGCACTTAAAAACAAACTGCTAGATTCTACGGTTGATTTTGTTGCTATTATTAAGTATTACATTAAAGGTCTAAGTGAGTTACACTTGTTTGACTATAAGGTGTATGCAGATTCTAAGATTCCTTGGAGTACTATTAATGATCAGATTAAAGTGAATTTGTATCGTATTCTACAAGAGGGGTTACAAAACACCATCAAACATGCGAAAGCCTCCCATATAGATGTAAGTTTTTATATGATTAACAAGCAATTAGAGTTAGTGATTAAAGATAACGGAGTTGGGTTTGATGTTAAAAAACAAGCTAAAGGGATTGGGTTAAAAAATATAAAATCAAGAACTCAAAACTTAAACGGAACACTTGATATTATTTCTAATCCTGATAATGGTACTTTAATAACGGTTCGTTTTCCTATATAAAGATGATGCGCACAATAGTTTATATATTCTGTTTTCTTTTTGTTGTTGGAGCAATGGCACAACAGCAATCTTTTAAAAAGCAATTAGATTCTATTCAAAAGCTACGAGCGTATACGTTTGATACAAGCTTAAGTTTAGAGGAGCGTTTGGAATATGCTTTAAAATCTAGTGAGCTTGCTCATAAAACTAAGGTAGATACTACTATTTTAAAAAATGATCAAAGATTAGCTTATATCTATCTTTTAATGGATAATCATCAAAAAACTAAAAATTGGAGTTATAAAAGTTTAAAAATAGCTGAAAAATTGAATGATTCATTAAAGATCGCAATCATAAATCATACGTTAGCATTGTCATACGATAATCAAGGAATATTTAAAGATAGTGCTTATTTTTTTTATTATAAATCCAAAAAAATTTATAGTGCTTTAAAAAAAGTGAGTTTTGAAATAAGCGTACTATCAAACATTGCAATTCTTCAAGAAGATGAACGTGATTATGTAAATGCAGAAATCAATGCTTTCAAAGCTCTTCGATTAATTCAATCACTTCCTCAAACAGAAAATAATCTTAATACTCTTCAAATTATAAATAATCTCATTGGAATAATTTCTTTTAAGCTTCATAATTATGATAAAGCTATAGAATACTATAACAAGGCATTAGAAAATAGCTCTAAAATGTCTAATGGACATAAGTCAAACTTATACATTAATATTAATATTGCTGAATTATATAAGGACCAAAAGAAATACAATAAAGCCATAAATATTTATAATAGATTAATCAATAATAATAAAAGATTACATTATGACGATTCTTTAACTTACTCTACAGTTATAAGTAATCTAGCATATGTGAAATTTCTCAGAAAAGATTTAAATTATGGAGAAATTACGTCATTATTTAAACGTGCATATAAGATTAGTAGTAATATGGAAGTACCATATGAAGTCTCAGCAATTGGCAATGATTTCTCTGAATTTTATCTTTCCATTAATCAAAAAGATTCTGCATTACCTTATCTTAAACGCTCCTATAAATTGGCAAAACAAGCTGATCTGAATGAAGAAGTACTTCGGTCATTAAAATTACTCTCTCAAGCCACTGAAGGTGAAACAGGGAAGCAATATTTGTATGAGTATATCAAGCTTAATGATAGTCTAATTACTAAGGAGCGAATTGCACGTAATAAGTTTGCACGGATTAAGTTTGAAACAGATGAAATTACTGAAGAGAGAGATAAGGTAACTAAACAGAAATCGTTGCTATTTGGAACTTCCATTACACTGGTAGTAATGCTTGCATTAGTATATCTTGTGTTTGTACAGCGTTCTAAAAATAGAAAGCTCCTCTTTGAACGTGAACAACAAAAAGCTAATGAGAGTATTTATAGTTTAATGTTACAACAGCAGAGTATTCTGGAACAGGGGCGTACCGAAGAACGTTTTAGAATTTCTGAAGAATTACATGATGGCATCCTCAGTAAATTGTTTGGAACACGAATGGGATTAGGGTTTTTATCTAAAAAAGTTAATGGTGATGCTTCTGTTTTAATAAAGCATAGTGATTTTATTAACCAAATGCAGGAGATAGAAACCGAAATTAGAGATGTGTCTCATGCGCTTAAAAACAAATTGCTTTCTTCTACGGTTGACTTTGTGGCTATTATTGAGTATTACATTAAAGGTTTAAGTGAGTTACACTTGTTTGACTACAACGTGTATGCGAACCCTGAGATTCCTTGGGCTACTATAAACGATCATACTAAAGTGAATTTGTATCGTATTTTACAGGAAGCATTACAAAATATGATCAAACATGCTCAGGCCTCTCGCGTAGATGTGAGTTTTTATATGATTGACAAGCAATTGGAATTAGTAATTAAAGATAATGGAGCTGGGTTTGATGTTAACAAACAAGTTAAAGGTATTGGCTTAAAAAATATAACATCTAGAACTAAAAACTTAAATGGAACGATAGATATTGCTTCTAATCCTGATAAAGGCACTTTATTAACGGTTCATTTGAAAGTTTAAAAAAGACATATCTTTCTTGTTGTAAGTTAAGAACTTAAAGAAGTAATTTTTATGATGATGTTGTTGGAAGTTTTATGGTTAAGGATGTTCCTTTATTAATTGTAGATTTAACATTAAATTCTCCTTTAAATCTTGCAATTCTAGAATTAATATTATTTAGTCCTATGCCATTTCTCACATTAGCAACATTAAATCCTTTACCATTATCTGTAATATTTAAATGTAAAATTTTTGACTCTAAACTAGATGTAATAATTACTTTATCTGCTTTGGAGTGTTTAATTATATTTTGTAGAGCTTCTTGTACTATTCTGTAAACAGAAAGTTTCATTTTATTATCAAGTATATTCCAATCAGTTGTATTTGTATTATTGAGTTCGTAATTAAAATTGCAAACTCTACTTAAGCTATCTGTATAATTATGTATTAAAGTTTTAAAATTTACTTTTGAAACCTCTTCTAGTTTTAACTTATGAGAAAGATCACGAAGGTCGTTATGCAAAATTTGCATTTCATCAAGATACATCTCTAATTTATTTAAGGTTGTTTCATCTCCCTCTAAGTTTAAAAACCCCAAACCCATTCTCACTCCAAATAACCTTCCTAAAGCACCATCGTGCAGTTCTTCAGAGATACGATTACGTTCTTGTTTACGCCCCTCTTCCAACTTAGCTTGTTTATCTAAAATTAATCTGTAAATCTCACTACATGCTAATTCCTGTTCTTTTTTAAAGGTCTTGCATCGGTGTATTTTTATAAAGCATATAATACTTAATAGTAACACAAGGCTACTTGTAAGTAGCACAACTTGTTTTAAATGCTTTATTTGTTTTTCGTGAGAATCCGTAATTAAATGGTCGTTGGATATCTCTTCTTGAAAATATAAATTGTATTTTTTTGTATTGCTTTTTGCTTCTACATTTAAATTAAAAACAAGTAAAATTATACAAATTAAATTTTTACTCCATCTATAAAATAGTTTATAAACTCTATAAATAGAGTTGTTATGGTTATTAGGTAGGATTTGATTCATTATAATTTTTACAATTAATAATGAAAACAAAAAGCAAGTAGGGTTGATTTGTTTTCAAAAAA is from Flavobacteriaceae bacterium and encodes:
- a CDS encoding two-component sensor histidine kinase, which gives rise to MMRTIVYIFCFLFALGTAAQQQSFKQTLDSIQKLRAYTFDEDLSLEERLDYALKASELAHRTKVDTIILRNDFRVGALYYQSEDYNKIREWKHRNLKLARKVKDSLIIAYENGILGWTYHIEGIQVDSIYYYYRRALNIFKKIKETDHEVSVILNLSKIQKSQKNYIEAENSIIDAITLLQKFPKDDENIDALWDSYNALGLISKDLKYYDRALDYYNEALEVNKNQSDILYKYTNYLYTTINIAEAYKEKKEYHKAIHIYNELLEDTKMYHKDAITYATVLSNLAYIRFLNKESNHNNILSLFKRAYQISDSLNASYEIAASGNNLSEFYISLNQKDSALPYLERSYQLAKQINENEEVLRSLKLFSQATEGEAGKEYLYEYIKLNDSLIANERIARNKFALIQFETEEITEERDKVTKQKSLLFGTSVTLVVMLALVYLVFVQRSKNRKLLFEREQQKANESIYSLMLQQQSILEQGRTEERFRISEELHDGILSKLFGTRMGLGFLSKKISGDASVLKKHSDFINQMQEIETEIRDVSHALKNKLLDSTVDFVAIIKYYIKGLSELHLFDYKVYADSKIPWSTINDQIKVNLYRILQEGLQNTIKHAKASHIDVSFYMINKQLELVIKDNGVGFDVKKQAKGIGLKNIKSRTQNLNGTLDIISNPDNGTLITVRFPI
- a CDS encoding tetratricopeptide repeat protein — its product is MMRTIVYIFCFLFVVGAMAQQQSFKKQLDSIQKLRAYTFDTSLSLEERLEYALKSSELAHKTKVDTTILKNDQRLAYIYLLMDNHQKTKNWSYKSLKIAEKLNDSLKIAIINHTLALSYDNQGIFKDSAYFFYYKSKKIYSALKKVSFEISVLSNIAILQEDERDYVNAEINAFKALRLIQSLPQTENNLNTLQIINNLIGIISFKLHNYDKAIEYYNKALENSSKMSNGHKSNLYININIAELYKDQKKYNKAINIYNRLINNNKRLHYDDSLTYSTVISNLAYVKFLRKDLNYGEITSLFKRAYKISSNMEVPYEVSAIGNDFSEFYLSINQKDSALPYLKRSYKLAKQADLNEEVLRSLKLLSQATEGETGKQYLYEYIKLNDSLITKERIARNKFARIKFETDEITEERDKVTKQKSLLFGTSITLVVMLALVYLVFVQRSKNRKLLFEREQQKANESIYSLMLQQQSILEQGRTEERFRISEELHDGILSKLFGTRMGLGFLSKKVNGDASVLIKHSDFINQMQEIETEIRDVSHALKNKLLSSTVDFVAIIEYYIKGLSELHLFDYNVYANPEIPWATINDHTKVNLYRILQEALQNMIKHAQASRVDVSFYMIDKQLELVIKDNGAGFDVNKQVKGIGLKNITSRTKNLNGTIDIASNPDKGTLLTVHLKV